A stretch of the bacterium genome encodes the following:
- a CDS encoding GDP-mannose 4,6-dehydratase, with translation MKKKALITGVTGQDGSYLAELLLSKGYEVHGIKRRASSFNT, from the coding sequence ATGAAGAAGAAAGCCCTCATCACGGGGGTCACGGGCCAGGACGGCTCGTACCTGGCCGAGCTGCTGCTCTCCAAGGGCTACGAAGTCCACGGCATCAAGCGCCGCGCCTCGTCCTTCAACACCC
- a CDS encoding 3-aminobutyryl-CoA ammonia lyase, which produces MAEFESLIRLRLGEHDAHYAGGLVAGAKMMELFGDVATELLIRCDGDEGLFVAYSNVEFLKPVYAGDYVEARGRITKIGNTSRTMEFEVHKVIRPLKGPEYAVSAAEVLAEPELICRATGTCVTPKEMQRLKRV; this is translated from the coding sequence ATGGCCGAGTTCGAGAGTCTGATCCGTCTTCGCCTCGGCGAGCATGATGCCCACTACGCTGGCGGTCTGGTCGCCGGTGCCAAGATGATGGAGCTGTTCGGCGACGTCGCCACCGAGCTGCTCATCCGCTGCGACGGGGACGAGGGTCTCTTCGTCGCCTACAGCAACGTCGAGTTCCTCAAGCCGGTCTACGCCGGCGACTACGTGGAGGCGCGCGGCCGCATCACCAAGATCGGCAACACCAGCCGCACCATGGAGTTCGAGGTCCACAAGGTGATCCGTCCCCTCAAGGGGCCCGAGTACGCCGTGTCGGCCGCCGAGGTCCTCGCCGAGCCCGAGCTGATCTGCCGCGCCACCGGCACCTGCGTCACCCCCAAGGAGATGCAGCGCCTCAAGCGCGTCTAA
- a CDS encoding ATP-grasp domain-containing protein — translation MTILCIAVALVGRPFMLKAKEMGHRVIVMTNAKRLDEAWPRDKVDEVFAVPDVFDEKVVRNVVSYLARHQKIDRVVPMGDFDVEVAAMLREHLRLPGMGETTMRYFRDKLAMRMKTQEDGIAVPEFVHILNYDAINAYMDRVPAPWVLKPRQEAASYGIKKVNHRDELWPLLDKLGDKQSEYLLEKYTPGDVFHVDAVVSERKVMFASVSKYGTPMLDLNTTGGMFTTRTIERGSADEKALQKLNQEVIQSLGLVRGVTHIEYIKSKEDGKFYFLEAGARVGAARIPDVVWHATDLCLWHEWVQIEVDQDKKPYKLPKIRDEYAGTIITLARQETPDLSGYTDPEICYRQARKHHAGLVVKSKDPKRVEELLNQYAERFVKDFVAHVPMKAQ, via the coding sequence CTGACGATTCTTTGCATCGCCGTCGCTTTGGTCGGCCGGCCCTTCATGCTGAAGGCCAAAGAGATGGGCCACCGCGTCATCGTCATGACGAACGCGAAGCGCCTCGACGAGGCCTGGCCGCGGGACAAGGTGGACGAAGTCTTCGCCGTGCCCGACGTCTTCGACGAGAAGGTGGTGCGGAACGTCGTGAGCTACTTGGCCCGTCACCAGAAGATCGACCGCGTCGTCCCCATGGGCGATTTCGACGTCGAAGTGGCCGCCATGCTCCGTGAGCACCTGCGCCTGCCCGGCATGGGCGAGACGACCATGCGCTACTTCCGCGACAAGCTCGCCATGCGCATGAAGACTCAGGAAGACGGCATTGCCGTGCCCGAGTTCGTCCACATCCTCAACTACGACGCGATCAACGCCTACATGGACCGCGTGCCCGCCCCCTGGGTGCTCAAGCCCCGCCAGGAGGCCGCGTCCTACGGCATCAAGAAGGTCAACCACCGCGACGAGCTGTGGCCCCTGCTCGACAAGCTCGGCGACAAGCAGTCCGAGTACCTGCTCGAGAAGTACACCCCCGGCGACGTCTTCCACGTCGACGCGGTGGTCTCGGAGCGCAAGGTGATGTTCGCCTCGGTCTCCAAGTACGGCACCCCCATGCTCGACCTGAACACCACCGGCGGCATGTTCACCACCCGCACCATCGAGCGCGGCAGCGCCGACGAGAAGGCCCTCCAGAAGCTCAACCAGGAAGTCATCCAGAGCCTCGGCCTGGTCCGCGGCGTGACCCACATCGAGTACATCAAGAGCAAGGAAGACGGCAAGTTCTACTTCCTCGAGGCCGGCGCCCGCGTCGGTGCGGCTCGCATCCCCGACGTGGTCTGGCATGCGACCGACCTGTGCCTGTGGCACGAGTGGGTCCAGATCGAGGTCGACCAGGACAAGAAGCCCTACAAGCTCCCCAAGATCCGCGACGAGTACGCGGGCACCATCATCACCCTGGCGCGCCAGGAGACCCCGGACCTGTCGGGCTACACCGATCCCGAGATCTGCTACCGCCAGGCCCGCAAGCATCACGCCGGCCTCGTCGTGAAGTCCAAGGACCCCAAGCGCGTCGAAGAGCTGCTCAACCAGTACGCCGAGCGCTTCGTCAAGGACTTCGTGGCGCACGTCCCCATGAAGGCGCAGTAA
- a CDS encoding Bax inhibitor-1/YccA family protein: MRSGNPTLTDKTFDSHPWSGQEPMTIQGTVNKTLLSLLILVAGASITWQLASTQPALVPILVMVGVFGGLIVALTTVFKKEWSPLTAPIYAGLEGLALGGISAFTEQVYPGVPMQAVGLTFATLFSLLLAYRSGLIRATENFKLGVVAATGGIFLVYMASFILSFFGIAIPHLHSATPIGIGISFVIVVVAALNLVLDFDFIEQGAAKRAPKYMEWYGAFGLMVTLVWLYLEILRLLKNLQSSNR, from the coding sequence ATGCGATCCGGCAATCCCACCCTCACCGACAAGACCTTCGACTCGCATCCCTGGTCGGGCCAGGAGCCCATGACCATCCAGGGCACGGTCAACAAGACCCTGCTATCGCTGCTCATCCTGGTCGCCGGCGCGAGCATCACCTGGCAGCTCGCGAGCACCCAGCCCGCCCTGGTGCCGATCCTCGTGATGGTGGGGGTCTTCGGCGGCCTCATCGTGGCCTTGACCACCGTCTTCAAGAAAGAGTGGTCACCGCTCACCGCGCCGATCTACGCTGGCCTCGAAGGGCTCGCCCTCGGCGGCATCTCGGCCTTCACCGAGCAGGTCTATCCCGGGGTGCCCATGCAGGCGGTCGGCCTCACCTTCGCAACCCTCTTCAGCCTGCTGCTGGCCTACCGCTCGGGCCTGATCCGCGCCACCGAGAACTTCAAGCTCGGCGTCGTGGCCGCTACTGGCGGTATCTTCCTGGTCTACATGGCGAGCTTCATCCTCAGCTTCTTCGGCATCGCGATCCCCCACCTCCACTCCGCCACCCCCATCGGCATCGGGATCAGCTTCGTGATCGTCGTGGTCGCCGCGCTCAACCTGGTGCTGGACTTCGACTTCATCGAGCAGGGGGCCGCCAAGCGCGCGCCCAAGTACATGGAGTGGTACGGCGCCTTCGGCCTGATGGTCACGCTGGTGTGGCTCTATCTGGAGATCCTCCGGCTCCTCAAGAACCTGCAATCCAGCAACCGATAA
- a CDS encoding 3'-5' exonuclease, with translation MSLPTKFFVFDFETTGTDPSKHAPIEIAAIVLDMATLKEVDRFETLIKPFEGAEIDREAMAVNGISMEELKTAPDPETAFRNLKAFAERHGMMYAVAHNIDFDWDFLKAAEIRHKVWAVPLEKLKIDTQALAVWVLGRNGQLKGHGLKSLLNAFNISSEGHHRAMFDVEQLCAAIRKLADFKPAMQMGLFG, from the coding sequence ATGAGCCTCCCGACCAAGTTCTTCGTCTTCGACTTCGAGACCACCGGCACCGATCCTTCCAAGCACGCGCCGATCGAGATCGCCGCCATCGTGCTGGACATGGCGACCCTCAAAGAGGTCGATCGCTTCGAGACCCTGATCAAGCCCTTCGAGGGGGCCGAGATCGATCGCGAGGCCATGGCGGTCAACGGCATCTCCATGGAAGAGCTCAAGACGGCTCCGGATCCCGAGACGGCCTTCCGCAACCTCAAGGCCTTCGCCGAGCGCCACGGCATGATGTACGCGGTCGCCCACAACATCGACTTCGACTGGGACTTCCTGAAGGCCGCCGAGATCCGCCACAAGGTCTGGGCCGTGCCCCTCGAAAAGCTCAAAATCGACACCCAGGCCCTGGCCGTGTGGGTGCTCGGCCGTAACGGCCAGCTCAAGGGCCACGGCCTCAAGAGCCTCCTCAACGCCTTCAACATCAGCAGCGAAGGCCACCACCGCGCCATGTTCGACGTGGAGCAGCTGTGCGCGGCGATCCGCAAGCTGGCGGACTTCAAGCCCGCCATGCAGATGGGCCTCTTCGGCTAG
- a CDS encoding C39 family peptidase — protein MSNKISDSNAAANAAAAAAKLRASSSGGGGGKGVGVAVSAPAAATDRLNQTVKRQQIEVPLLYQYTGKDQNACGTTSLTMILQHYGKKITREEVDAKIRQIDGPTSPASIVSFAKEQGLNAALYNRGSVDELKKFLDRGIPLEVMIDPDANPNDTVLHYVVVTGYEADPKTGKTNLLINDPARLEPVRMSETEFLEKWSSLKIKNFDSGLDKFFIAIAPKDAELPGSRMAGGHTASIAFRGIAVGERVGRWGIDTGNAISKAATNAWNTVKGWFGG, from the coding sequence ATGAGCAACAAGATCTCCGACTCGAACGCCGCCGCCAATGCGGCCGCTGCAGCTGCAAAGCTGCGCGCCTCTTCTTCGGGCGGCGGAGGCGGAAAGGGTGTCGGGGTTGCTGTGAGCGCGCCGGCTGCGGCCACCGATCGCCTCAACCAGACGGTGAAGCGCCAGCAGATCGAGGTGCCCCTGCTCTATCAGTACACGGGCAAGGACCAGAACGCCTGCGGCACCACCAGCCTCACCATGATCCTCCAGCACTACGGCAAGAAGATCACCCGCGAAGAGGTCGATGCCAAGATCCGTCAGATCGACGGCCCCACCAGCCCGGCTTCGATCGTGAGCTTCGCGAAGGAGCAGGGCCTCAACGCGGCGCTCTACAATCGCGGCTCGGTCGACGAGCTCAAGAAATTCCTCGACCGGGGGATTCCCCTCGAGGTCATGATCGACCCGGACGCGAACCCCAACGACACGGTCCTGCACTACGTGGTGGTCACCGGGTATGAGGCGGATCCCAAGACGGGGAAGACCAACCTCCTGATAAACGATCCGGCGCGCCTGGAGCCCGTTCGGATGAGCGAGACCGAGTTCCTCGAGAAGTGGTCGAGCCTCAAGATCAAGAATTTCGACAGCGGCCTCGACAAGTTCTTCATCGCGATCGCCCCCAAGGACGCGGAGCTCCCCGGTTCGCGCATGGCAGGCGGCCACACGGCCTCGATCGCCTTCCGTGGGATCGCGGTCGGCGAGCGCGTTGGGCGCTGGGGCATCGATACGGGTAACGCCATCTCGAAGGCCGCCACGAACGCCTGGAACACCGTCAAAGGCTGGTTCGGCGGCTAA
- a CDS encoding alpha/beta hydrolase, whose protein sequence is MALEAKTQAFVEALAAKGGPPLYTLTPQAARKVLLDLQSQGGAKPEAAIEDRILQTTAGDVSVRIVRPVGASRMLPAVLYLHGGGWILGDATTHDRLIRTLARDADVAVVFVNYPPSPEAHYPTALEQALGAASYVQANGKELNLDGARLAIAGDSVGGGLAAAATILAKERGGPRFVHQLLFYPVTDASFDTPSYQQFADGPWLTRAAMKWFWDAYLPDKSARAQPGASPLRASREQLTGLPPALVITDANDVLRDEGEAYATKLMEAGVDVVATRYLGTIHDFMMLNALAETPAVRGAIAQAVDTLRRAFAPTARPAQVTMLPEAGEKAPRTP, encoded by the coding sequence ATGGCGCTGGAAGCTAAGACGCAAGCGTTTGTAGAAGCCTTGGCAGCCAAGGGCGGGCCACCCCTCTATACCCTGACGCCCCAAGCGGCGCGGAAGGTCCTCTTGGATCTTCAATCCCAGGGCGGCGCGAAGCCGGAAGCCGCGATCGAGGACCGGATTCTTCAAACGACGGCAGGGGACGTCTCGGTCCGTATCGTTCGACCAGTTGGGGCTTCTCGGATGCTGCCCGCCGTCCTCTATCTCCACGGAGGCGGCTGGATCCTCGGCGACGCGACTACCCATGATCGCTTGATCCGGACTCTCGCACGGGACGCTGACGTCGCCGTCGTCTTCGTGAATTACCCTCCGTCGCCCGAAGCCCACTATCCGACGGCGCTGGAGCAAGCCTTGGGCGCCGCGTCGTACGTTCAGGCCAACGGCAAGGAGCTGAACCTGGACGGCGCGCGCCTCGCCATCGCGGGCGACAGCGTGGGCGGCGGGCTCGCCGCTGCCGCGACGATCCTCGCCAAGGAGCGAGGCGGCCCGCGGTTCGTTCATCAGCTACTCTTCTATCCGGTCACCGACGCCTCGTTCGATACCCCTTCCTACCAACAGTTCGCGGACGGGCCCTGGCTGACCCGGGCTGCCATGAAGTGGTTCTGGGACGCCTACCTCCCGGATAAGAGCGCCCGCGCCCAGCCCGGCGCCTCGCCCTTGCGGGCCTCGCGCGAGCAGTTGACGGGCCTGCCGCCCGCGCTCGTCATCACCGACGCGAATGACGTGCTCCGCGACGAGGGGGAGGCCTACGCCACGAAGCTCATGGAGGCCGGGGTCGATGTCGTTGCGACCCGCTACCTGGGGACGATTCACGACTTCATGATGCTAAATGCCCTGGCCGAGACCCCAGCGGTGCGCGGAGCGATTGCCCAGGCGGTCGATACGCTGCGCCGGGCCTTCGCCCCGACGGCGCGACCCGCGCAGGTCACCATGCTGCCCGAAGCGGGCGAAAAAGCCCCTCGCACGCCCTGA
- a CDS encoding carbohydrate ABC transporter permease — protein sequence MRKRPLATLVLAVGACLMAAPFLLMVGTSLMTYAQTVAYPPEFWPKPATLSNYAKALAETPILRYLGNSLLVALVTVVGQVVTGSMAGFAFARLRFRGQNALFFAVLATMMVPIYINLVPLYALMAFFGWIDTYQALILPGLTGAFGIFLFRQWFLNLPTELEDAARIDGCSPWDLYWRIALPTALPAVATLAIFEFLASWNTFLWPLVATHSEHLRTLPVGLAAFRSSMKEATDWGLLMAATAIAVFPAIAVFAMGQRYFVRGLLEGAVKD from the coding sequence ATGAGAAAGCGACCGCTCGCAACCCTGGTCCTTGCCGTGGGCGCCTGCCTCATGGCCGCTCCCTTCCTGCTGATGGTGGGCACTTCGCTGATGACCTACGCCCAGACCGTGGCCTACCCGCCCGAGTTCTGGCCGAAGCCTGCGACCCTCTCGAACTACGCCAAGGCCCTCGCTGAAACGCCCATCCTGCGCTACCTCGGCAACAGCCTGCTGGTGGCCTTGGTGACGGTCGTGGGCCAAGTCGTCACGGGCTCCATGGCGGGCTTCGCCTTCGCGCGCCTGCGCTTTAGGGGGCAAAACGCTCTCTTCTTCGCCGTCCTCGCCACCATGATGGTGCCCATCTACATCAACCTGGTGCCGCTCTACGCCCTGATGGCCTTCTTCGGCTGGATCGATACCTATCAGGCCCTCATCCTGCCAGGCTTGACGGGGGCCTTCGGGATCTTCCTGTTCCGGCAGTGGTTCTTGAACCTGCCGACCGAGCTGGAGGACGCCGCGCGGATCGACGGCTGCTCGCCGTGGGACCTGTACTGGCGCATCGCCCTGCCCACGGCCCTGCCCGCCGTCGCAACGCTCGCCATCTTTGAGTTCTTGGCCTCCTGGAACACCTTCCTCTGGCCTCTGGTCGCCACCCATTCCGAGCACCTGCGGACCCTGCCCGTGGGGCTTGCGGCCTTCCGCAGCAGCATGAAGGAAGCCACCGACTGGGGCCTGCTCATGGCGGCGACCGCGATCGCGGTCTTCCCGGCGATCGCGGTCTTCGCGATGGGGCAGCGGTACTTCGTGCGCGGCCTCCTGGAAGGCGCGGTCAAAGATTGA
- a CDS encoding sugar ABC transporter permease: MTPPLRRTEARWAFWLLLPALLGLGLFTVLPTLGSFALSFAQWDMLGAPRWVGLANYADLGRDPLFWRVLAQTGAFVLLYVVLDVVLAVGLALALDQKVKALGLYRTAYFLPVVTSMVAGAILWSWIFDPRSGLLNAVLGLVHLGPVRWLSDPHWALPSLVVVSVWKNLGYDMLLVLAGLQAVPSQQLEAASLDGAGAWQRFRHVTLPLLAPTLVMVTMMATIRAFQTFDTVYLMTEGGPHRSTTIIGYWLFQNAFTYFKLGKASALAYVLFAILALLGAVQWWSRKAFSHQEEGR; the protein is encoded by the coding sequence ATGACGCCGCCCCTGCGCCGCACCGAGGCGCGCTGGGCCTTCTGGCTCCTCTTGCCCGCCCTCTTGGGGCTCGGCCTCTTCACCGTCCTGCCCACCCTCGGCTCGTTCGCCCTCAGCTTCGCCCAGTGGGACATGCTCGGCGCCCCGCGCTGGGTGGGGCTCGCAAACTACGCCGACCTGGGGCGCGATCCGCTCTTCTGGCGGGTCCTCGCGCAGACTGGGGCCTTCGTCCTCCTCTACGTCGTGCTGGACGTGGTCCTCGCGGTGGGGCTCGCCCTGGCCCTCGACCAGAAGGTCAAGGCGCTCGGCCTCTACCGCACCGCCTACTTCTTGCCTGTCGTCACCTCCATGGTCGCGGGTGCCATCCTGTGGAGCTGGATCTTCGACCCGCGCAGCGGCCTGCTGAACGCTGTGCTGGGGCTCGTGCACCTGGGCCCCGTGCGCTGGCTGAGCGATCCGCACTGGGCCTTGCCCTCGCTCGTGGTGGTCAGCGTCTGGAAGAACCTGGGCTACGACATGCTGCTGGTCCTGGCGGGCCTGCAAGCCGTTCCTTCCCAGCAGCTCGAAGCCGCGAGCCTGGACGGGGCGGGCGCCTGGCAGCGCTTTCGGCACGTCACCCTGCCGCTCTTGGCCCCGACGCTGGTGATGGTGACCATGATGGCGACAATCCGCGCCTTCCAGACCTTCGACACCGTCTACCTCATGACCGAGGGCGGTCCCCACCGCTCGACGACCATCATCGGGTACTGGCTCTTCCAGAACGCCTTCACCTACTTCAAGCTGGGCAAGGCCTCGGCGCTCGCCTACGTGCTCTTTGCGATCCTGGCCCTGTTGGGAGCGGTGCAGTGGTGGAGCCGCAAGGCCTTCAGCCATCAAGAGGAGGGGCGATGA
- a CDS encoding sugar ABC transporter substrate-binding protein, producing the protein MRLKGMVALFALAVTACARPASDAITFSTWGSIEEIETLKPLLADFERENPDVKVKLIHIPDEYPHKIRLLAASGTMPDVLFMESQTLSGFAHRGVLRDMGEWLERDPELKRGDFYRPVLDAMSWKGTLYGIPRDLSNLVIFYNKRLFDTAGVAYPQAGWTYETMVEKAKRLTQGDRQFGIGFAPYPLYWLPYLWSDGGDVMDAEMRRSTLLEPQSLAAMQRYLDLRAKHHVAPTEAQVGNARMSQLFAQGKLAMMVGGRWVVPGFRKKLDFPWDVAPFPRGKTGSVVDADASGWSIAKSSKQPEKAWRLVRYLASKKSIAAFTESGLIVPSRPDVANSPAFLGSGPPASSKVFLDVITSARPTRTPPSYDEIQYELIDGLPPAWNGEADLLETLRPISARIDALLKEDAP; encoded by the coding sequence GTGCGTCTCAAGGGAATGGTGGCGCTCTTCGCGCTCGCAGTGACCGCGTGCGCGCGCCCGGCCTCCGATGCCATCACCTTCTCGACCTGGGGCTCGATCGAAGAGATCGAAACCCTCAAGCCCCTGCTCGCCGACTTCGAGCGCGAGAACCCGGACGTCAAGGTCAAGCTGATCCACATCCCGGACGAGTACCCCCACAAGATCCGCTTGCTGGCGGCCTCCGGGACCATGCCGGACGTGCTGTTCATGGAGAGCCAGACCCTCTCGGGCTTCGCCCACCGCGGGGTGCTGCGCGACATGGGCGAGTGGCTCGAACGGGATCCCGAGCTGAAGCGCGGCGACTTCTACCGCCCGGTGCTCGACGCCATGTCCTGGAAGGGCACCCTCTACGGCATCCCCCGCGACCTCTCCAACCTCGTCATCTTCTACAACAAGCGCCTCTTCGACACCGCCGGCGTCGCTTACCCGCAGGCGGGCTGGACCTACGAGACCATGGTCGAGAAGGCCAAGCGTCTCACCCAAGGGGACCGGCAGTTCGGCATCGGCTTTGCGCCCTATCCCCTCTACTGGCTGCCGTACCTCTGGAGCGACGGGGGCGACGTGATGGACGCCGAGATGCGCCGCTCGACCCTGCTCGAGCCCCAGAGTCTCGCCGCGATGCAGCGCTACCTGGACCTGCGCGCCAAGCACCACGTGGCGCCCACCGAGGCCCAGGTCGGCAACGCCCGCATGAGCCAGCTCTTCGCCCAGGGCAAGCTCGCCATGATGGTGGGCGGCCGCTGGGTCGTCCCCGGCTTCCGCAAGAAGCTCGACTTTCCCTGGGACGTGGCCCCCTTCCCCCGAGGCAAGACGGGCTCGGTGGTGGATGCGGACGCTTCGGGGTGGAGCATCGCCAAGAGCAGCAAGCAGCCTGAAAAGGCCTGGCGGCTGGTGCGCTACCTGGCGAGCAAGAAGAGCATCGCGGCCTTCACCGAGAGCGGCCTGATCGTGCCCTCGCGGCCGGACGTGGCCAACTCGCCCGCCTTCCTCGGCTCGGGGCCACCCGCTTCGAGCAAGGTCTTCCTCGACGTCATCACGAGCGCCCGCCCCACCCGCACGCCACCGAGCTACGACGAGATCCAGTACGAGCTGATCGACGGGCTGCCGCCCGCCTGGAACGGCGAGGCCGACCTGCTGGAAACCCTGCGCCCCATCTCCGCGCGGATCGACGCCCTCTTGAAGGAGGATGCGCCATGA
- a CDS encoding GNAT family N-acetyltransferase, translating into MIELQAYRPEQASELLTVWQAAMGDRHPIMPALWTANTEGDPSFRPEDLIVATHAGKMVGFVMTKRWRGSYPGCERFADVGYLALMAVHPAHQRQGVGSRLLDEAIAHLQREGATRILLEGSFHHFMPGIPASSPEALAFFAHHGFTPAKEVWDVRRRLDEGPALPEVDDVLRSQPDIAIRPYSPGEEEALVAFLQGNFAGRWARDTDLLLRSGGDVRHVVGVFLNGEPQGFAQLHPPSSPGALRWSGFVPEVAALGPIGVGQALRGRGLGLALLVRGLERLRDLGARETIIDWTDLLDFYGRCGFKPWLRYVLARRPLG; encoded by the coding sequence GTGATCGAGCTTCAAGCCTATCGACCCGAGCAGGCCTCGGAACTACTGACCGTCTGGCAAGCAGCCATGGGCGATCGCCATCCCATTATGCCCGCCCTCTGGACGGCTAACACCGAGGGTGACCCGAGCTTCAGGCCCGAAGACCTGATCGTGGCGACTCATGCGGGCAAGATGGTCGGTTTCGTCATGACCAAGCGCTGGCGCGGATCCTATCCGGGCTGCGAGCGCTTCGCCGATGTGGGCTATCTCGCCTTGATGGCGGTGCATCCCGCGCACCAGCGGCAGGGAGTAGGCTCGCGTCTCCTGGATGAGGCGATCGCGCACCTGCAGCGCGAAGGGGCGACCCGGATCCTGCTCGAGGGCAGCTTCCACCACTTCATGCCGGGGATCCCGGCGTCGAGCCCCGAGGCCCTCGCCTTCTTTGCGCATCACGGCTTCACCCCGGCCAAGGAGGTCTGGGACGTGCGGCGTCGGCTGGATGAAGGCCCGGCGCTTCCCGAAGTGGACGACGTCCTGCGTTCCCAGCCGGACATCGCGATTCGGCCCTACTCACCGGGCGAGGAAGAGGCGCTGGTCGCCTTCTTGCAAGGGAACTTCGCTGGGCGCTGGGCCCGGGACACCGATCTCCTGCTGCGCTCGGGCGGCGACGTGCGGCATGTCGTGGGGGTCTTCTTGAACGGCGAGCCCCAGGGCTTCGCGCAGCTGCACCCCCCTTCGAGCCCGGGGGCCTTGCGCTGGTCGGGCTTTGTGCCCGAGGTGGCCGCCCTCGGTCCCATCGGGGTCGGCCAGGCTCTGCGCGGGCGCGGCCTGGGCCTCGCGCTCCTGGTGCGGGGCCTGGAGCGGTTGCGGGACCTGGGGGCCCGCGAGACGATCATCGACTGGACCGACCTGCTCGACTTCTATGGGCGGTGCGGCTTTAAACCCTGGCTGCGCTACGTCCTCGCACGGCGTCCGCTCGGATGA